A window of the Anoplolepis gracilipes chromosome 11, ASM4749672v1, whole genome shotgun sequence genome harbors these coding sequences:
- the LOC140671036 gene encoding uncharacterized protein: protein MMHYIIQRYSYYRSMIARSVDSTDPGITTAWNIQKFSNEAGMYFEKIGKVNQVESAWKMVIKLDITALSHRHQQLQGYMAQTRALCYDKPLEENMKDACDTLQLIEKDNEQVTTLLTRIKTIYQTSEKPRRGLIDGLGTIAKTLFGTMNANDERIIKEQMNLLQGKQQTLQHVMKNQIKVLNATIAHVDHLEKVIQENKDRFLNITEKMRRSWLQMKKNYGYREELDEHFIVLNAIIGDLMNNMMDIITHLQDVKKGIINIRLVPIEEVISNLREIVSQMPQEARFPFQIAQGNWEAIGKFITISAYYDNTHVYKILRFPLV from the coding sequence ATGatgcattatataatacaaagatattCATATTACAGGAGTATGATAGCTAGAAGTGTGGATAGCACAGATCCAGGCATTACGACAGCATGGAACATCCAAAAATTCTCAAACGAAGCAGGgatgtattttgaaaaaattgggAAAGTAAATCAAGTCGAATCAGCGTGGAAAatggtaataaaattagacatTACGGCGTTGAGTCATCGACATCAGCAATTGCAAGGATATATGGCACAGACCAGGGCGTTGTGTTACGATAAACCTTTGGAAGAAAATATGAAGGATGCTTGCGATACCCTTCAGctaatagaaaaagataacGAGCAAGTAACGACATTATTAACTCGAATCAAAACCATTTACCAGACATCGGAAAAACCACGTAGAGGATTAATCGATGGATTAGGAACAATAGCAAAAACGTTATTCGGAACAATGAACGCCAATGATGAAAGAATAATCAAAGAACAAATGAACCTTCTACAAGGAAAACAACAAACGTTACAACATGTTATGAAGAACCAGATCAAAGTATTAAACGCCACAATAGCACATGTGGATCATCTGGAAAAAGTTATTCAAGAAAACAAAGACAGATTTCTCAacataacagaaaaaatgaGGCGGAGCTGgttacaaatgaaaaaaaattacggatATAGAGAAGAGCTAGACGAGCATTTTATTGTACTAAACGCAATTATAGGAGACTTAATGAACAATATGATGGACATTATCACACATCTACAAGACGTGAAAAAGggaataatcaatataagaTTGGTGCCGATTGAAGAAGTAATAAGTAATCTTAGGGAAATAGTGTCGCAAATGCCACAAGAAGCGCGTTTTCCATTTCAAATAGCACAAGGAAATTGGGAAGCAATTGGAAAATTCATAACGATTAGCGCATATTATGataatacacatgtatataagatattaagaTTTCCGTTAGTATAA